A segment of the Lolium perenne isolate Kyuss_39 chromosome 3, Kyuss_2.0, whole genome shotgun sequence genome:
TTGCCTTTGGGGCCGCGTGTCAGCGCTACCCAGTTTTGAGGGAGATGAGAGCTCTCTAAAGCACAGGGAAACAGTAGACCTTGGACACAAGATGCAGATTTTGACAGGGAGCACTATTCAAACATAACAACGGTCTTCAAGATTAGGATTTCCTCCTGAAGTTCAGAATCCCCTGAAGAAACAGAGAAAAAGCAACGAgcaatcaaaaagaggagaaatcaacAAGAATCCAGGCACCGGGTGCTACACTGCTACCCCAGATAGGCAAACATCCCTCCGAAGGAACAAGGAAGCAAAATCGTGATCACATCCTCTCCAAACATACTCTCCAATCGTGATCAAGCATTAATTCTGATTTTAAATGGAACCATGATCCATTAAAAAGCAACGTATGAAAAACAGCGTGACGGGCAAACAAGGGCTGTATTTTCAGAAAGATAAAAACTGACTTCAGATCCCAAAGTGCTACTACAGATTGACCAGTCTACCTCCTTTCAACACAGTCGTTTTATTGACCTGTAGAATGCTTGCTTAGCGCTGAATTCAGTAACACCAAAGTTGCTGCCCAATTCGAATCAGTCCAAACTTTCAGACAATACAATTCAAGATTCAAATGCTAATCGAATTTATCTGGTTTCAGCATCACAACAGCTTAACTCCAGATTCTCTGACAGAATCTATAACAGCCCTGACTTTGCCATGGTACTTCTGCTCTCGCTTCAGGTGGATGGACACGGCAGGTATCCCCTGGACCAGTAGGCGCTCGCCGAGCAACTTCCCAATCTTTGCAGCAGCAGAGACGTCACGGGTCGACTCCATGCTCGGTCTCAGCAGCTTCTCCTGTGAGCTTGCAGAGCACGCGACGGTTGCTGTTGGAGTATGGATGACCTGTGCGGTAACAAACTTGttcgagaaatgcatcttcagaaGGTAGGGTTTGAGAAAAGTGACAATCCTAGCTGCCCTGTCCGGTGGAGGAATCACCATCGTTGCTGTTTGACAAGCAATGGAAATATATTAGTTGATGATGTGATACATTTCAATTACCTATGAGAAACCTGTGCACATTGTGAAAATAAATTGTTGCCTCTGATATAGACAAGGGAAATGAAATCAACATCGAACATAAAATCTAACTAAAGCAGTTGCCTGCAAAGCAGATAACCAGATATTGAATGTAGCATGCATTTCACTGTCCGCCACTGTGACAAGGAGTTTTACACAGATACTCCCTTGAT
Coding sequences within it:
- the LOC127342315 gene encoding uncharacterized protein, giving the protein MVIPPPDRAARIVTFLKPYLLKMHFSNKFVTAQVIHTPTATVACSASSQEKLLRPSMESTRDVSAAAKIGKLLGERLLVQGIPAVSIHLKREQKYHGKVRAVIDSVRESGVKLL